The Enterococcus sp. 7F3_DIV0205 genome has a window encoding:
- a CDS encoding GNAT family N-acetyltransferase, which translates to MKLEQAKITDAKTAIGLLKESAQWLKETGSDQWSDVLQGEDKHDLADAVGKGEVYFFYNSKNELVGMAAAWKVPTEWDKMLWQEFGFDQTACYLHRVIIRPLYRRNAYGKELLNALKQRFSGEVSELRLDCLASNQKLVQFYRSNEFINVGSSTDSKGNKFELFSYDMK; encoded by the coding sequence ATGAAGCTAGAGCAAGCAAAAATCACAGATGCTAAAACAGCTATCGGATTATTGAAAGAAAGTGCGCAGTGGCTGAAAGAAACAGGTAGTGATCAATGGTCAGATGTTTTACAAGGAGAAGATAAACATGACTTAGCTGATGCTGTTGGAAAAGGAGAGGTCTATTTCTTCTATAATAGTAAAAACGAACTAGTAGGAATGGCGGCTGCATGGAAAGTACCAACGGAATGGGATAAAATGCTTTGGCAAGAGTTTGGGTTCGATCAAACGGCCTGTTACCTTCATCGTGTAATCATCCGACCACTCTATAGAAGAAATGCATATGGAAAAGAATTGTTAAACGCATTAAAGCAACGATTTAGCGGTGAAGTCTCTGAATTGCGCTTAGATTGTTTAGCCAGTAATCAGAAGTTGGTACAATTTTATAGAAGCAATGAATTCATTAACGTGGGAAGTTCAACCGATTCAAAAGGAAATAAATTCGAACTATTTTCGTATGATATGAAATAA
- the bgsA gene encoding cell wall glycolipid biosynthesis glucosyltransferase BgsA translates to MKVLLYFEGEKILAKSGIGRALDHQKRALSEVGIEYTLDADCTDYDILHINTYGINSHSMVNKAKKLGKKVIYHAHSTEEDFRNSFIGSNQVSPLVKKYLVSLYSKADYLITPTPYSKDLLEGYGITVPIASISNGIDLKRFERSEEKEQKFREYFKIEEKQKVIICVGLYFERKGIIDFVELARRFPDYRFIWFGHTPMYSIPRTIRTIVKEDHPENVLFPGYIKGDIIEGAYSAADLFFFPSYEETEGIVILEALASKQQVLVRDIPVYKGWLEDKVNCYMGKTNEEFSYFIDALIEDKIPNTRQAGYDVAKQKSIERIGHELKSVYEKVLGTAVVEQAECKHQEN, encoded by the coding sequence GTGAAGGTTTTATTATATTTTGAAGGTGAGAAAATATTAGCCAAGTCTGGAATAGGACGAGCGTTAGACCATCAGAAGCGTGCACTCTCTGAAGTAGGTATAGAGTATACACTAGACGCTGATTGTACGGATTACGACATTTTACATATTAATACTTATGGAATCAATAGCCATAGTATGGTAAATAAAGCAAAAAAATTAGGGAAAAAGGTCATCTATCACGCCCACTCAACAGAGGAAGACTTCAGAAATTCATTTATCGGGTCCAATCAGGTCTCTCCTTTAGTTAAAAAATACTTAGTTAGTTTGTATTCTAAAGCAGACTATTTGATTACACCTACACCTTACTCTAAGGACTTATTAGAAGGGTATGGAATAACAGTTCCAATTGCTTCAATTTCAAATGGGATTGACTTGAAACGCTTTGAACGTTCTGAAGAAAAAGAGCAAAAATTTAGAGAGTATTTTAAAATAGAAGAAAAACAAAAAGTAATTATTTGTGTAGGTCTTTATTTTGAAAGAAAAGGTATTATTGATTTTGTTGAACTTGCAAGAAGATTTCCTGATTATCGTTTTATCTGGTTTGGACATACGCCTATGTATTCGATCCCTCGGACCATTAGAACAATAGTTAAGGAAGATCATCCTGAAAATGTTTTATTCCCTGGTTACATTAAAGGAGATATCATTGAAGGTGCCTATTCAGCAGCAGATTTATTTTTCTTTCCTTCTTATGAGGAAACAGAAGGAATTGTCATATTAGAGGCTCTGGCTAGTAAACAACAAGTTTTGGTAAGGGACATTCCTGTATATAAAGGCTGGCTTGAAGATAAAGTAAACTGTTATATGGGAAAAACAAATGAAGAATTTTCTTATTTTATTGATGCACTTATTGAAGATAAAATACCGAATACACGCCAAGCAGGTTATGATGTTGCAAAACAAAAAAGTATTGAACGAATCGGTCATGAGTTAAAAAGTGTTTATGAAAAAGTTTTAGGTACTGCAGTAGTAGAACAAGCTGAATGCAAACATCAGGAAAATTAA
- a CDS encoding glycosyltransferase family 4 protein, protein MKFGFFTDTYFPQVSGVATSIKTLKEELEQKGHEVYIFTTTDPNAKEFEEDVIRMPSVPFVSFKDRRIVVRGMWYAYLIAKELDLDLIHTHTEFGAGLLGKMVGKKLKIPVIHTYHTMYEDYLHYIAKGKVVRPTHVKYFSRFFANHTTGVVCPSERVIDKLKEYGVTSPMRIIPTGIDIKKFERPDITVEMKTALREELGLTEDNIMLLSLSRISYEKNIQAIVNGLPAIFERFSNARFVIVGDGPYVDKLRCLGEELGLSDKIQFVGEVPNDQVAIYYKAADYFVSASTSETQGLTYTEAMASGVPCVVEGNAYLNNLFDHESLGRTFKTDLDFAPTFIDYVESGIQPDEAVLKEKLYEISATRFGNVMLEFYEDMIKYYDQLTLEKEAAASIERIKVKFTSLRK, encoded by the coding sequence GTGAAATTTGGTTTCTTTACAGATACATATTTTCCCCAAGTGAGTGGGGTTGCCACATCAATTAAAACACTTAAAGAAGAATTAGAACAAAAAGGACACGAAGTCTATATTTTTACGACGACTGACCCAAATGCAAAAGAATTTGAAGAAGATGTTATTCGGATGCCAAGTGTTCCGTTTGTATCTTTTAAAGATCGTCGGATCGTAGTACGTGGTATGTGGTATGCTTACTTGATTGCGAAAGAATTGGATTTAGATTTGATTCATACTCATACAGAATTTGGGGCTGGTTTGCTAGGAAAAATGGTTGGGAAAAAGCTTAAAATTCCTGTTATTCACACCTATCATACGATGTATGAAGATTATTTACATTATATCGCTAAGGGAAAAGTTGTACGTCCAACTCATGTAAAGTATTTTTCTCGTTTTTTTGCAAATCATACAACTGGTGTTGTTTGTCCAAGTGAAAGAGTTATTGATAAGTTAAAAGAATACGGTGTAACATCACCGATGAGGATTATTCCAACAGGAATCGACATTAAAAAGTTTGAAAGACCAGATATTACAGTTGAGATGAAAACAGCACTTCGAGAAGAGTTGGGATTGACTGAAGACAATATCATGTTATTGTCTTTGAGCCGTATTTCATATGAAAAAAATATTCAAGCAATAGTTAACGGTTTGCCTGCTATTTTTGAACGTTTTTCCAATGCACGTTTCGTGATTGTAGGAGATGGCCCATATGTTGATAAACTGCGCTGTTTAGGTGAAGAACTAGGATTAAGTGATAAGATTCAATTTGTTGGCGAGGTGCCAAATGATCAGGTTGCTATCTATTATAAAGCAGCTGATTACTTCGTCAGTGCATCGACCTCAGAAACACAAGGGCTGACCTATACTGAGGCTATGGCTTCAGGTGTTCCTTGTGTAGTCGAAGGAAATGCCTATTTGAATAATTTATTTGATCATGAAAGTTTAGGTCGGACATTTAAAACAGATTTAGATTTTGCACCAACTTTTATTGACTATGTTGAGTCAGGAATCCAACCAGACGAAGCTGTTTTAAAAGAAAAACTTTATGAAATATCAGCAACTCGTTTTGGAAATGTAATGCTTGAATTCTATGAAGATATGATCAAATACTATGATCAATTGACTTTAGAGAAAGAAGCTGCGGCTTCAATCGAACGAATCAAAGTCAAATTTACATCTTTAAGAAAATAA
- a CDS encoding NAD(P)-dependent oxidoreductase, whose translation MPQIGFIGTGVMGAAIVRNMMKKGLNVNVYNRTKSKTDELVKEGAFWQDTPADVVANSDIIFTMVGFPKDVETIYFDENGIFSKEIKNKIVVDLTTSTPTLATKIAARANELGGDALDAPVSGGDLGAKNGTLTIMVGGDKEVYDQVLPIFETFGKTFTLHGTSGKGQHTKMANQIMIAGTMTGMTEMMVYANKAGLDLNKVIETLSGGSAANWSLSNYSQRILNENYSPGFFVKHFIKDLKIALDEAEKLNLELPATKLATELYEKLANKGFEDDGTQALIKLWWSDGKQPSVKN comes from the coding sequence ATGCCACAAATTGGATTTATTGGAACTGGAGTCATGGGTGCTGCAATCGTCAGAAATATGATGAAAAAAGGATTAAATGTAAACGTCTATAATCGAACTAAAAGCAAGACTGATGAGCTTGTAAAAGAAGGAGCATTTTGGCAAGATACTCCTGCTGATGTTGTCGCAAATAGCGATATTATATTTACAATGGTAGGCTTTCCAAAAGATGTTGAAACGATTTACTTCGATGAAAATGGCATCTTTTCAAAAGAGATTAAGAATAAGATAGTTGTTGATTTGACTACAAGCACACCAACATTGGCTACAAAGATAGCTGCAAGAGCAAATGAACTGGGTGGAGATGCATTAGACGCTCCTGTATCTGGAGGCGATCTAGGAGCTAAAAACGGGACATTGACCATTATGGTGGGTGGTGATAAAGAAGTCTATGATCAAGTCTTGCCTATTTTTGAGACATTTGGAAAAACTTTTACGTTACACGGAACTTCTGGAAAGGGTCAACATACTAAGATGGCTAATCAGATTATGATTGCAGGTACAATGACTGGAATGACTGAAATGATGGTGTATGCTAATAAAGCTGGTCTAGATTTAAATAAAGTAATTGAAACGTTATCTGGTGGAAGTGCAGCTAACTGGTCGTTAAGTAATTACAGCCAAAGAATTTTAAACGAAAACTATTCTCCTGGATTTTTTGTAAAGCATTTTATCAAAGATTTAAAGATTGCCTTAGATGAAGCTGAGAAATTGAATCTTGAGTTACCCGCTACTAAATTAGCTACAGAACTCTATGAAAAGCTTGCTAATAAAGGATTTGAGGATGATGGAACACAAGCCTTGATCAAGCTTTGGTGGTCAGATGGGAAACAACCATCTGTTAAAAATTAA
- a CDS encoding YkuJ family protein, whose amino-acid sequence MKHSQLVAIIKRLEAMTEATDNEIQVRRFEREGAEKCIVTYDKSTETFELTETDSQQSYQFDNIDIVAMEIYDLIQ is encoded by the coding sequence ATGAAACATTCACAACTTGTGGCGATTATCAAGCGACTTGAAGCAATGACTGAAGCAACAGACAATGAAATTCAAGTTCGTCGTTTTGAACGTGAAGGTGCAGAAAAATGTATCGTAACTTATGATAAATCAACTGAAACATTCGAATTAACTGAAACTGATTCCCAACAAAGTTATCAATTTGATAATATTGATATTGTTGCGATGGAAATTTATGATTTAATTCAATAA
- a CDS encoding MarR family winged helix-turn-helix transcriptional regulator has product MEPNLETVNDYLVSVFNDILTIEESELKKSQFNDLSITEMHTIEAIGMYKKKTSSEVAKELSITVGTLTVAINNLVKKGYVERLRSEDDRRVVKLGLTKKGKLLFRVHQHFHREMVKRILNGMDKAEEKALLKALKNLHDFLKEYK; this is encoded by the coding sequence ATGGAACCTAATTTAGAAACAGTCAATGATTATCTTGTCAGTGTTTTTAATGATATTTTGACAATTGAAGAATCTGAATTGAAAAAATCGCAATTCAATGACTTATCCATTACTGAGATGCACACAATTGAAGCAATTGGAATGTATAAGAAGAAAACATCTTCAGAAGTTGCTAAAGAATTGTCAATCACTGTAGGAACATTGACAGTAGCGATTAATAACCTTGTAAAAAAAGGCTATGTTGAGCGCTTACGAAGTGAAGATGATCGCCGAGTAGTCAAGTTAGGTTTGACCAAAAAAGGAAAATTACTTTTTCGTGTTCATCAGCATTTCCATAGAGAAATGGTCAAAAGAATTTTGAATGGAATGGATAAAGCAGAAGAAAAAGCTTTATTAAAAGCATTGAAAAATCTTCATGATTTCTTAAAGGAATATAAATAA
- a CDS encoding beta-ketoacyl-ACP synthase III, translating to MNQYAKITCTSRYVPENAVSNDHLSTMMDTSDEWISSRTGIRSRNITTNENTSDLCIKVAEKLLEKSGRKAEDLDFILVATMTPDYGTPSVACLVQGSISATHAFAFDVSAACTGFVYALSVGEKLIRTGHKLGMIIGGETLSKVLDWNDRSTAVLFGDGAAGVLIEASDEEHFLKEKLQSDGKRGKSLTSGYVENKSPFYSGVSEGSAYLQMTGRDIYDFSLNDVTRNIQEIVEDDVDYLLLHQANKRIIEKISKKLKVPREKFLTNMEHNGNTSGASIPLLLDESIEKGVLQLGSKQKIVLTGYGGGLTWGSILLTL from the coding sequence ATGAATCAATACGCGAAAATAACTTGTACGAGCCGTTATGTTCCTGAAAATGCTGTATCAAATGATCATCTTTCAACGATGATGGATACCTCAGATGAATGGATTTCTAGTCGAACAGGCATACGCTCAAGAAATATTACTACGAATGAAAATACTTCGGATTTATGTATTAAAGTAGCTGAAAAGCTATTGGAAAAATCTGGTAGAAAAGCAGAAGATTTAGATTTTATTCTTGTCGCAACAATGACACCAGATTATGGTACACCTTCTGTAGCTTGTCTTGTTCAAGGAAGTATTTCGGCCACACATGCTTTTGCTTTCGACGTCAGTGCAGCGTGTACAGGTTTTGTTTATGCATTAAGTGTGGGAGAAAAATTAATTCGTACTGGTCATAAATTAGGAATGATCATTGGTGGAGAGACATTATCAAAAGTTCTTGATTGGAACGACCGTAGTACAGCTGTATTATTTGGAGATGGCGCGGCAGGTGTACTCATTGAAGCTAGTGATGAAGAACATTTCCTCAAAGAAAAACTTCAATCTGATGGAAAAAGAGGAAAGTCACTGACTTCCGGCTATGTAGAGAATAAAAGTCCTTTTTATTCTGGAGTATCTGAAGGCTCAGCATATTTACAAATGACGGGTAGAGATATCTATGATTTTTCATTAAACGATGTGACCAGAAATATTCAGGAAATTGTTGAAGACGATGTTGATTATTTATTGTTGCATCAAGCCAATAAACGCATCATTGAGAAAATATCAAAAAAACTCAAAGTTCCAAGAGAAAAATTTCTCACAAATATGGAACATAATGGTAATACATCTGGTGCAAGTATTCCGTTGTTATTAGATGAGTCAATAGAAAAGGGAGTGCTTCAATTAGGCTCCAAACAAAAAATTGTGTTAACAGGCTACGGCGGCGGTTTAACGTGGGGATCAATCCTCTTAACGCTGTAA
- a CDS encoding acyl carrier protein, translating to MVFEKIQAIIVEELGKEPEEVKLTTNIQEELDADSLDLFQIINEIEDAFDIKIESEDGITTVQDLVTYVEKQKA from the coding sequence ATGGTATTCGAAAAAATTCAAGCAATTATTGTAGAAGAATTAGGTAAAGAACCTGAGGAAGTAAAATTAACAACAAACATTCAAGAAGAATTAGATGCGGATAGCTTAGACTTATTCCAAATCATTAATGAAATCGAAGATGCATTTGATATTAAAATTGAATCTGAAGATGGTATCACTACTGTTCAAGATTTGGTAACATACGTAGAAAAACAAAAAGCGTAA
- the fabK gene encoding enoyl-[acyl-carrier-protein] reductase FabK — translation MQSKICELIEIEYPIFQGGMAWIADASLAGAVSEAGGLGIIAGGNAPKEVVQAEIKKIKKITDKPFGVNIMLLSPFAQDIVDLVCEENVPVVTTGAGNPSKYMARFKEHKIKVIPVIPSVALGVRMEKIGADAVIVEGMEAGGHIGKLTTMSIVPQVVDALTIPVIAAGGIGDGRGMAAALMLGADAVQVGTRFLVAKECTVHENYKARIIKARDVDTTVTCQHFGHPVRAIKNKLTNEYDRLEKIELRKANPDLVQFDELGQGALRKAVVDGDVNHGSIMAGQIAGLVTKEETAKEIIESYISETKKVMAAECSRWL, via the coding sequence ATGCAATCAAAGATATGTGAGCTGATCGAAATTGAATACCCCATTTTTCAAGGGGGCATGGCGTGGATTGCAGATGCTTCTTTAGCGGGTGCTGTTTCTGAAGCTGGGGGTTTAGGCATCATTGCTGGAGGCAATGCGCCAAAAGAAGTTGTTCAAGCTGAGATTAAGAAAATCAAAAAAATAACAGATAAACCATTTGGCGTCAATATTATGTTGTTATCGCCATTTGCACAAGATATTGTGGATTTAGTTTGTGAAGAGAACGTACCAGTAGTTACTACAGGAGCGGGGAATCCTAGCAAATATATGGCTCGTTTTAAAGAACATAAAATTAAAGTAATTCCAGTGATTCCTTCTGTTGCATTAGGTGTTCGAATGGAGAAAATTGGAGCAGATGCAGTGATAGTTGAAGGGATGGAAGCTGGAGGACATATAGGGAAACTGACGACAATGAGTATTGTACCGCAAGTTGTAGATGCGTTGACTATTCCAGTTATTGCCGCAGGTGGGATTGGTGATGGTCGCGGAATGGCAGCTGCACTAATGTTAGGCGCAGATGCAGTTCAAGTTGGTACGCGTTTTTTAGTTGCAAAAGAGTGTACAGTACATGAAAATTATAAGGCAAGGATCATCAAAGCCAGAGATGTCGATACAACTGTTACTTGCCAACATTTTGGGCATCCTGTGAGAGCAATCAAAAATAAGTTAACCAATGAATATGATCGCTTAGAAAAAATAGAACTAAGAAAAGCCAATCCAGATCTCGTGCAATTTGATGAATTAGGTCAAGGGGCATTGCGTAAAGCAGTTGTAGATGGAGATGTGAATCATGGATCGATTATGGCCGGACAAATTGCAGGTCTTGTAACAAAAGAAGAAACTGCAAAAGAAATTATTGAATCTTATATTAGTGAAACAAAGAAAGTTATGGCCGCTGAATGCAGTCGCTGGCTGTAA
- the fabD gene encoding ACP S-malonyltransferase translates to MKTAFLFSGQGAQYIGMGKELFDQEMIVRETFQEASDALGYDMAELCFTENDKLNETMYTQPAILTVSVAFYRLLNAKGYQPDIVAGLSLGEYSALVASGAIPFKEAVQLVAKRGKFMAEAAPSGTGKMVAVMNADRSLIEECCQKASSFGIVSPANYNTPQQIVIGGETLAVDKAVELLTEAGVKRTVTLKVSGPFHTALLKPASERLAAELKKINFAEMTIPVISNTTAQVMEQTEIKELLEKQVMSAVRFADSIETIKKMNVDVIIEVGPGKTLTGFIKKIDKEINTARVEDEKTLSEAQALLDGR, encoded by the coding sequence ATGAAGACAGCTTTTTTATTTAGTGGGCAAGGTGCTCAGTATATTGGAATGGGTAAAGAATTATTTGATCAAGAGATGATTGTTCGCGAAACATTTCAAGAAGCAAGCGATGCTCTAGGTTATGATATGGCAGAGCTTTGTTTTACTGAAAATGACAAGTTAAACGAAACAATGTACACACAACCCGCGATTTTAACAGTTAGTGTTGCTTTTTATCGTCTTTTGAATGCTAAAGGATATCAGCCGGATATTGTAGCAGGATTAAGTCTTGGAGAATACAGTGCACTTGTTGCTAGTGGTGCGATTCCATTTAAAGAAGCTGTTCAACTAGTGGCTAAAAGAGGTAAATTCATGGCTGAGGCTGCGCCATCTGGAACAGGTAAAATGGTTGCAGTAATGAATGCAGATCGTTCATTGATTGAAGAATGCTGTCAAAAGGCAAGTTCTTTTGGAATCGTGTCTCCTGCAAACTATAATACACCTCAACAAATCGTGATTGGTGGCGAAACACTTGCTGTTGATAAAGCTGTCGAGTTATTAACAGAAGCGGGAGTGAAGCGGACGGTCACGCTAAAGGTCAGCGGTCCTTTTCATACAGCACTATTAAAACCTGCTTCTGAAAGATTAGCAGCTGAACTGAAAAAAATAAATTTTGCAGAAATGACGATTCCTGTGATAAGTAATACTACAGCACAAGTAATGGAGCAAACAGAGATCAAAGAGTTATTAGAAAAACAAGTCATGTCTGCTGTTCGTTTTGCTGATAGTATCGAAACAATTAAAAAAATGAATGTTGATGTAATTATAGAAGTTGGACCAGGTAAAACATTGACTGGTTTTATCAAGAAAATCGATAAAGAAATCAACACAGCTCGTGTCGAAGATGAAAAAACATTGTCTGAAGCGCAAGCACTGTTGGACGGGAGGTAA
- the fabG gene encoding 3-oxoacyl-[acyl-carrier-protein] reductase: MDLKGKNVFVTGSTRGIGKAVALAFAKEGANIALNGRGEISTDLIAEIESFGVKCIGVSGDIANFESAGEMIQAIVDGLGSIDILVNNAGITNDKLLLRMSEEDFTRCIQINLTGTFNMTQHAIKKMMKQRSGSIINMSSVVGLMGNIGQANYAASKAGVIGLTKSVAREVAARGITCNAIAPGFIETEMTEVLSDKVKEQMNQQIPLQSFGQVEDVANTAIFLAKSPYITGQVLNVDGGLVMHG, translated from the coding sequence ATGGATTTAAAAGGAAAGAACGTTTTTGTTACAGGGAGTACGCGTGGCATTGGTAAAGCTGTTGCTTTAGCTTTTGCAAAAGAAGGCGCCAATATTGCCCTAAATGGACGTGGAGAAATCAGCACTGATTTAATTGCAGAAATAGAATCTTTTGGCGTTAAATGTATCGGTGTTTCTGGAGATATTGCTAATTTTGAGTCTGCTGGAGAAATGATTCAAGCTATTGTTGATGGCTTAGGCTCGATTGATATTTTAGTGAATAACGCAGGGATTACTAATGACAAACTATTATTGAGAATGTCTGAAGAAGACTTTACTCGCTGTATTCAAATTAACTTAACGGGAACATTCAATATGACACAACATGCAATCAAAAAGATGATGAAACAGCGTAGTGGAAGTATTATCAACATGTCTAGTGTTGTCGGTCTGATGGGGAATATTGGTCAGGCTAATTATGCTGCAAGTAAAGCTGGGGTCATCGGTTTAACAAAATCTGTAGCCAGAGAAGTTGCTGCACGTGGCATTACATGTAACGCTATTGCGCCAGGTTTTATTGAAACAGAAATGACAGAAGTGTTATCTGATAAAGTCAAAGAACAAATGAATCAACAAATTCCATTGCAATCTTTTGGTCAAGTGGAAGATGTTGCGAATACAGCTATCTTTTTAGCAAAAAGCCCGTATATTACAGGACAAGTCTTGAATGTAGATGGCGGTTTAGTCATGCACGGCTAA
- the fabF gene encoding beta-ketoacyl-ACP synthase II, translated as MNRVVITGYGVASPIGNDAETFLESLQTGKNGIGPITKFDADETGITLAAEVKDFPFDKYFAKKDAKRMDMFSLFGIYAALEAMEMSRLDIDEIDVDRFGVMVGSGIGGLQTIQDQVTRMREKGPKRVAPLFIPMAIGNMAAGNIALRVGARGTCTATVTACATANNSIGEAFRNIKHGYSDVILAGGTEASITEIGIAGFASLTAVTSEENPNRGSIPFDKDRSGFVMGEGAGILVLESLEHAQNRGAKILGEIVGYGSNCDAYHMTSPRPDGSGAAKAMRLAIDEATIEASKIGYINAHGTSTPSNDVAETKAIQTALGEASKNVRVSSTKSMTGHALGATGGIEAIATLNALQHQFIPPTINIEQVDEAIEIDIVTNESQKHTFDYALTNSFGFGGHNAVLCLKRWED; from the coding sequence ATGAATCGCGTAGTTATTACAGGTTATGGTGTAGCATCTCCAATTGGGAATGATGCAGAAACCTTTTTAGAAAGTTTACAAACAGGGAAAAACGGGATTGGTCCAATTACAAAGTTTGATGCAGATGAGACGGGTATTACATTAGCGGCAGAAGTAAAGGATTTTCCTTTTGATAAGTATTTTGCCAAAAAAGATGCTAAACGAATGGATATGTTTTCTCTCTTTGGTATTTATGCAGCATTAGAAGCAATGGAAATGAGTAGATTGGATATAGATGAAATAGATGTTGATCGTTTTGGTGTTATGGTAGGTTCTGGGATCGGTGGACTTCAAACCATACAAGATCAGGTGACCCGAATGCGTGAAAAAGGACCTAAAAGAGTGGCACCTTTATTTATACCAATGGCCATTGGAAATATGGCTGCAGGCAATATCGCTTTACGTGTAGGAGCAAGAGGAACATGTACCGCAACTGTCACCGCTTGTGCTACAGCGAATAACTCAATTGGTGAGGCTTTTAGAAATATTAAACATGGGTATTCAGATGTAATACTAGCAGGAGGAACCGAAGCCTCAATTACCGAAATAGGCATTGCAGGTTTTGCATCATTAACAGCCGTTACCTCAGAAGAAAATCCAAATAGAGGGTCGATTCCTTTTGATAAAGACCGCAGTGGTTTTGTGATGGGAGAAGGAGCGGGGATTTTAGTTCTCGAGTCTTTGGAACATGCACAAAATAGAGGCGCCAAAATCTTGGGTGAAATTGTTGGATATGGTTCAAATTGTGATGCATATCATATGACATCACCTAGACCTGATGGAAGTGGAGCTGCTAAAGCTATGAGACTGGCAATTGATGAAGCGACAATCGAAGCTTCTAAAATAGGTTACATCAATGCTCACGGCACAAGTACACCATCAAATGATGTTGCAGAAACCAAAGCCATTCAAACGGCATTGGGTGAAGCTTCTAAAAATGTTCGTGTCAGCAGTACGAAAAGTATGACAGGACATGCATTAGGTGCAACCGGTGGTATTGAAGCAATTGCTACTTTGAATGCTTTACAACATCAATTTATTCCACCAACGATCAATATTGAGCAAGTGGATGAAGCCATCGAAATCGATATTGTCACCAATGAAAGTCAAAAACATACATTTGATTATGCTTTAACAAATTCTTTTGGCTTTGGTGGTCATAATGCAGTACTTTGTTTAAAACGTTGGGAGGATTAA
- the accB gene encoding acetyl-CoA carboxylase biotin carboxyl carrier protein, with translation MNINEVKELLSQFDQSTLTEFDLKEGSFGLYMNKNKVALKSSNEVKQAADSNIVSQGTAEVSSQTVEVKETVNETVKNETKPENTEEVISPIVGIVYLKPAPDKENFKQVGDSVKKGEVICIVEAMKLMNEITSTVDGVISEVLVQNEDVVEFNQPLFRVATS, from the coding sequence ATGAATATCAATGAAGTAAAAGAGTTATTATCACAATTTGATCAATCAACACTAACAGAATTTGACCTTAAAGAAGGTTCTTTTGGTCTTTATATGAATAAAAATAAAGTGGCACTAAAATCATCAAATGAAGTAAAACAAGCAGCTGACAGCAACATAGTAAGCCAAGGAACAGCAGAAGTTTCTAGTCAAACAGTAGAAGTGAAAGAAACTGTAAATGAGACTGTAAAAAATGAAACAAAACCGGAAAACACAGAAGAAGTCATTTCTCCAATTGTCGGGATTGTGTACTTAAAACCTGCTCCAGATAAAGAAAACTTTAAGCAAGTAGGAGATTCAGTGAAAAAAGGTGAGGTCATTTGTATTGTAGAAGCGATGAAGCTTATGAATGAAATCACGTCCACTGTAGATGGTGTAATCAGTGAAGTGTTGGTACAAAATGAGGATGTTGTTGAATTTAATCAACCGCTATTCCGTGTAGCGACTTCTTAG
- the fabZ gene encoding 3-hydroxyacyl-ACP dehydratase FabZ has protein sequence MNIQEIKEIIPHRYPFLLLDTVEEIVVGEKVIAKKNVTINEPFFQGHFPGEPVMPGVLILEALAQAGAVALLSMPDFKGKTAYFGGIDKAKFRQKVVPGDTLMLEVEIMKVKSIAGIGKGTATVNGKKVAEAELTFMIG, from the coding sequence ATGAACATTCAAGAAATCAAAGAAATTATTCCCCATCGTTATCCTTTTTTACTGTTAGACACAGTTGAAGAAATCGTCGTGGGTGAAAAAGTTATTGCCAAAAAAAATGTTACGATCAATGAACCTTTTTTTCAAGGGCATTTTCCAGGAGAGCCTGTTATGCCGGGGGTTTTGATTCTTGAAGCGTTAGCTCAAGCAGGCGCGGTAGCATTGCTGTCTATGCCAGATTTTAAGGGTAAAACAGCTTATTTTGGTGGTATCGATAAAGCTAAATTTAGACAAAAAGTTGTTCCAGGTGATACTTTGATGTTAGAAGTAGAAATTATGAAAGTAAAATCAATAGCCGGTATTGGCAAAGGAACTGCGACTGTGAACGGGAAAAAAGTAGCGGAAGCAGAATTGACCTTTATGATTGGATAG